A window of Bombina bombina isolate aBomBom1 chromosome 5, aBomBom1.pri, whole genome shotgun sequence genomic DNA:
gctcaggtccgctcggcagattaggggttaataagtgtaggtaggtgtcggcgacgttgaggggggcagattaggggttaataaatataacataggggtcggcgatgttaggggtagcagattaggggtacatagggataacgtaggtggcggcgatttgcggtcggaagattaggggttaattattttaagtagcttgcggcgacgttgtggggggcaagttaggggttaatagatataatacaggggtcggcggtgttaggggcagcagattaggggtacataagtataacgtaggtggcggtcggcagattaggggttaaaacttttaatcgagtggcggcgatgtggggggacctcggtttaggggtacataggtagtttatgggtgttagtgtactttagggtacagtagttaagagctttataaaccggcgttagccagaaagctcttaactcctgctattttcaggcggctggaatcttgtcgttagagctctaacgctcactgcagaaacgactctaaataccggcgttaggaagatcccattgaaaagataggctacgcaaatggcgtagggggatctgcggtatggaaaagtcgcggctgtaaagtgagcgttagaccctttaatcactgactccaaataccagcgggcgcccaaaaccagcgttaggagcctctaacgctggttttgacggctaccgccgaactctaaatctagccgttagtatcctttgttaaagagtaatcctaggtgaactcaggagtgcgcacgtatcttcagacagcagagATTGCAAAAACATTTACAGCAAtgatatatatagttacaaacactgctgcagagTGTTAAATACACGTGCAtgcccctaagctcatataatatcagtCTCCTAGGTTTACTttataacaaaagataccaaaagaacaaagcaaattagataatagaagtaaattggaaagttgggtaaaattactgctctatctgaattattagcGTTTAACTTTgactgtcagatttggcttctgtctttgatgatgttttcccaattattctgtgatattgcatttttaattataccaaaaaacatacaatacttttctggattacaatcactttttatttgcatgaaaaaacattacATATAATTATTGTCaaggtattgctgagtgacattagatAAATTGTGCATGTGTCACATAATAGAATAATTCCATTGAGCTAATATCTACCTGATATAAATTGATTTGGCTGTAACtacagcagacccccccccctctctctaacTTACACATCTAAAGggttcaaaagagaacatttgtctCATTAGTTCAGCACAGACCCCTGGGGTGATAGAGACAATATTCTATGTTCTGGTGGAAGATATGCTCTGAATCCCAGGATGTTTGTAAGTTAACAAACACTTGTAAAACTAAATATGTCATTTTAACAGAGGTtctttcctctatgtaataaaagttatcagATAACTAACCCCTGTGGATAAACAGTCTGGAACTGAACTCTTTGAAGCCTATGCAAAATAAACAGGTGTTTCATGAGGGGGAACCACTTTACATACAAGAGGTTGATTATCCCCTGCTGAGTTGGATacacaggatctcctgtttaccagACTTGGTGACaacttagattttaaatagcagaatgtatacttaaaaagtcatataaatggatttgtctataattttcaaatctatttaacaTACTCAAATAactgtatttgtattaatatgggataataatcaaatgcgactttaaaggcatcttctaaaatatcatGAGAAATATATCATGTTTAATATAAACATACTTAGATAAAATAGCACTATATAGTCCCATGTGCATCAGACACATTGCTTGCtgatacaagaaattatagtacaatgaataaacattttaaggagagatattaagctgtagcagtattgatgatgaaactgcatttctggttgtctgccgccccctacaggactaaaactggtatgacagccaaacgaattgactgttgGAGCCTATACATTtcccaaatagcctatgagatgttTACATTAACAGAACCAATCAGGGgcaagctccgttaagggcctatcaaagaGACAAACTCCGAGGGCCTATCAAACtcctgtgggaatgattaaagaaaataaGGAGGGATTCTTTATCTTGCATaagaacccacacacacacactaagacagcacagactcaaagaagcataacttttggagaaaaaaatacacaggttttgtgccaagtatattctctgccatttcgGGAAACTTTCTTGGacaaaggaagataacaattttgaggcctatATCCTTACAATATTGGACTAAATTCTTCTTAGATGACCCATAAGAAATTCTGAAAGCTGAAACTTCAATTTGGTTTAACTTATAACGTATAAAGGATGtttaatacttttatatttaaatcaaaaggtattctatagctatagtttaattaaagcttgtgatttaaaagggcactttgtactTTAAGTTCATGtccataatcctgtgtagtttacaactagtcatattgatgctaagtaatcttatttgctagataaagtttttttgtatttcatatctctaagtcagggtCTGGTGTTTATCAAGTTATTTGCAGCTATTGTGACATATTTCAAAATTGGTTATTATATTTAAATCTCTGATTATGgtaaattaagcatagtaagtttgtaatccatattgggcattgaattagagttattggctaattatagaagatactggtattttattgtgatatttttaggTGATTCATTGTAATTAAGgtccattttagagatatatttttgatttacaggtatacctcactttacagcgcttcactttacagcgaatcactaatacagcgctttgtagagctgaagttcaacctccaaggattttgaaacagtgctgtaaatcattgtgagattgcgagaaaagtgactggcaccattttgctatgcttagttcactctgttaactgcattgcagtacaatctgtgtctcagtgctaaataattgtcactattttacaggtacagtatttattgaatactaattgaatacttgctgtgctagtgttaaactaaacgtagcactattgcacccctaatatatgttagttcaaacatgtttttaagattttaaacactgaaaagaaatctaaaactgccttgtttcactttaaggcggttttcactttacagcggggctccggtccctaacccgctgtatgagcggggtatacctgtactttgtaaagaatattataacagcataagcgtgtatagtcgattcataatctattctagtttctatataaatatatttcaatgtgttaataaatttaactaatctcaagaatttaggaatgaatattaatttcaattgtttcatatatacattgtatttggaggttattttaaagaataataataataaataaattatatttataaactggtatatactgacattatatagtaaaaagctgcattacatgatatatgcacacaatgttataaatatacctaacaattgtgctcttgatacaaagggaattatcagacatataatgttccctttatatatacagtatgtgctattatcagttattGTGGcgtctaacatgaaaacatctaacaaacataatatcaagttaaagaacatgacatacatataggttatagtagccatttaaattaaatggATTATGATCACCTATGTAccagttactgatattgtgtcattaaataaaatcagtttcccctcagtaattcctctggtatataacatgtacaatgctaagcatatatgctataagaaaaggtttatccacatgatgtgcacattaaatatatctcacagatgtcaatcatttgagactgatggtctcgtttatataattttctaacacattattcatataaagactcctttattctgtaaatgtaattattttctcccctatgtaaatcaaacatacaactcctaacactggtaTATTAATATGCAACACTGGGGGtactttggtggtgaatggttgtgtaaactggtcagtatggggatagatctgtatattcctgtgtggtgtttgaatTCTATCACACTGATATGacagaaactgaggtgcacatatatagaggaacaaaggacaacaggagagcacttccaatctggggcttttataactgggatttagtaaatattatttacaataacatcctttttgatgcttctatttatagagtttgtcctctttaggataattgtaaaaaaggtttgtacactgtgtatataaagtttatttgtgtataaatatgtggTGTTTTGTGAAACCTgactttaataaaaacattttttctactttctacacatgtgaaaggtttcttcccttgtggatcctttcatgagttttcagattactcatgtgtgtaaaactttttccgcactctgtacatgtgaacggcttttcccctgtgtgaatcctttcatgatatttcagattactcatttgtgtaaaactttttccacactctgtacatgtgaacggcttttcccctgtgtgaatcctttcatgttttttcagattattcatttgtgtaaaactttttccacactctgtacatgtgaacggcttttcccctgtgtgactcctttcatgatatttcagatgactcatttgtgtaaaactttttccacactctgtacatgtgaaaggcttttctcctgtgtgactcctttcatgatttttcagacaaTACATTcgtgtaaaacgttttccacactctgtacatgtgaacgacttttctcctgtgtgaatcctttcatgtttttttagagtactcttttctgtaaaacattttccacactctgtacaagagAAAGgcctttcccctgtgtgaatcctttcatgacttttcagaaaaaccatttgtgtaaaacattttccacactctgtacatgtgaatggcttttctcctgtgtgaatcctttcatgctttttcagatcactcttttgtatataactttttccacactctgtacatgtgaacggcttttcccctgtgtgattcCTTTCATGATATTCCAGACAaaccatttgtgtaaaactttttccacactctgtacatgtgaacggcttttctcctgtgtgaatcctttcatgtcttctcagatcactcttttgtgtaaaactttttccacactttgtacatgtgaaaagcttttctcctgtgtgaatcctttcatgctttttcatatcactcttttgtgtaaaacattttccacactctgtacatgtgaaaggcttttctcctgtgtgaatcctttcatgttttctcagatcactcttttgtgtaaaactttttccacactctgtacatgtgaaaggcttttgtcctgtgtgaatcctttcatgcgttttcagatgatccatttgttTAAACCATTTGCCGCACTCAggacatgtgtgtggtttctcacctgtgtgaattttgtagtgttctagtagagtagacttccatctaaagcttttctcacattctgtagatttgaaaggtttctcctttgtatgaatcatgtggctagactgtagacttttcccttctttaatatgttttgaaaactgagtgaatgtgtgtggtttatcctcggggataataattttactagataaggcataaatgttgtcctcttgtttgatgactaaattactctctgtacataatgattgctgcccagttcatGCCAATTCAACATCTCTTTTATATAtgtgctgtgatatccccaatgtttgtgaatagtcattggtgtctaagactattggagtttgcggtatcagtctgatgcttcctgtagtgaaggagggATATGAAATATtcacgtgtttgtctacataaaaagaaatggaataaagaaaataagactgtttattctttataatataatctcaCGCAAAATTACTTATATATTCCTAACTCTTATAAGGCATATAAAAAAGTTTTACTTGAACTGACAATGTACAACTATACATGATAATTTGGTGAGGATAAATATGTAAGAATACCACATCAGACCTTGATGGATTATATTATCCTTTTATATAATTACATTTCTATGAGTTAAGTATTGTAAGGGCACCCGGTTTTGGATTATGCAATTTTCCTTTGAGTATC
This region includes:
- the LOC128659864 gene encoding gastrula zinc finger protein XlCGF26.1-like — protein: MIHTKEKPFKSTECEKSFRWKSTLLEHYKIHTGEKPHTCPECGKWFKQMDHLKTHERIHTGQKPFTCTECGKSFTQKSDLRKHERIHTGEKPFTCTECGKCFTQKSDMKKHERIHTGEKLFTCTKCGKSFTQKSDLRRHERIHTGEKPFTCTECGKSFTQMVCLEYHERNHTGEKPFTCTECGKSYIQKSDLKKHERIHTGEKPFTCTECGKCFTQMVFLKSHERIHTGERPFSCTECGKCFTEKSTLKKHERIHTGEKSFTCTECGKRFTRMYCLKNHERSHTGEKPFTCTECGKSFTQMSHLKYHERSHTGEKPFTCTECGKSFTQMNNLKKHERIHTGEKPFTCTECGKSFTQMSNLKYHERIHTGEKPFTCTECGKSFTHMSNLKTHERIHKGRNLSHV